From a region of the Bacillota bacterium genome:
- a CDS encoding S8 family serine peptidase, translating into MKKRIILVIGVFVVIISAGVLMWQYSISKYPEHIFNMNIDRLWNESQGENIVIAFLDSGMHQKLADVYGERVVDPYDFVNDREVFTDTNGHGTALICIETCKYEDTGVYGIAPQAKVMPLRIFDSNGNTSDERIVDAIRYAVDNGADIINMSFGSYEESIEVENVINYAYLNNVFVICSAGEHITYSTAFPAKNDKTIGIGDKSDYEYGVGHEDIDFFLEGNNIPSLRFSDSENDLIFNTEKGSSVSTAMFSGIIALKISNMQDIDKIEFLIYLFEDSKIYSIIDIINY; encoded by the coding sequence ATGAAGAAAAGAATAATACTTGTTATTGGAGTATTTGTGGTTATTATCTCTGCTGGGGTTTTAATGTGGCAATACAGTATATCCAAATATCCGGAACATATTTTTAATATGAATATTGATAGACTTTGGAACGAAAGTCAAGGAGAGAATATTGTAATTGCCTTTCTAGATTCAGGAATGCACCAAAAACTGGCTGATGTGTATGGAGAAAGAGTAGTGGATCCATATGATTTCGTAAATGATAGAGAAGTGTTTACCGATACAAATGGCCATGGGACAGCTTTGATATGCATTGAAACATGTAAGTATGAAGATACTGGGGTCTATGGTATTGCACCACAGGCAAAAGTGATGCCACTAAGAATTTTTGATTCTAATGGAAATACAAGTGATGAAAGGATTGTTGATGCGATCCGTTATGCTGTGGACAATGGGGCAGATATCATCAATATGTCGTTTGGTTCATATGAAGAATCGATTGAAGTTGAGAATGTAATTAACTATGCTTATTTAAATAATGTGTTTGTAATATGTTCTGCAGGGGAACACATTACATATTCAACAGCATTTCCAGCAAAAAATGACAAAACTATTGGTATAGGCGATAAAAGTGATTATGAGTATGGAGTTGGACATGAAGACATAGACTTTTTTTTAGAAGGGAATAATATCCCATCGTTGCGCTTTTCTGACTCAGAAAATGATTTAATATTCAACACAGAAAAAGGCTCTAGTGTGTCAACTGCCATGTTTTCTGGGATTATTGCTCTGAAAATTAGCAATATGCAAGATATAGATAAGATTGAATTTCTTATTTACCTGTTTGAGGATTCGAAGATATATTCAATTATAGATATAATAAATTATTAG
- a CDS encoding DUF4143 domain-containing protein — ASYQNAFEKLFIIENVDAWTPKLRSATRIRMSQKKQFVDPSIAALALGATPDDLGEDMETFGFFFESLVTRDLRVYMDKLGGTVFHYRDKNDLEIDCILKLRDSRWAAIEVKVGGNQLDSAAANLIKLKEKVDTEHMKEPSFLMILYGGTTAYRRADGVYVVPIGCLKD, encoded by the coding sequence TTGCTTCGTACCAAAACGCCTTTGAAAAACTATTTATCATTGAAAACGTTGATGCTTGGACGCCAAAACTTAGAAGTGCAACTAGAATTAGAATGAGCCAAAAAAAACAGTTTGTTGATCCATCTATAGCTGCACTTGCATTAGGGGCAACTCCTGACGATTTGGGTGAAGATATGGAAACATTTGGTTTTTTCTTCGAGTCTTTGGTGACAAGAGACTTAAGAGTGTATATGGACAAGTTAGGCGGAACAGTATTCCATTATCGCGATAAAAACGATTTAGAAATTGATTGCATTTTAAAATTAAGAGACAGCAGATGGGCTGCAATAGAAGTTAAGGTTGGTGGTAATCAACTTGATAGTGCAGCAGCCAATTTGATTAAACTAAAGGAAAAAGTTGATACAGAACATATGAAAGAACCGTCATTTTTGATGATTCTTTACGGTGGAACAACAGCATACAGGAGAGCTGATGGTGTGTATGTCGTACCAATTGGATGTCTCAAAGATTAA